Proteins encoded within one genomic window of Acidovorax sp. 107:
- a CDS encoding deoxyguanosinetriphosphate triphosphohydrolase, with the protein MTEGGELLPCACDPVRTRGRRYPEAPPPTRSEYQRDRDRIVHSTAFRRLVYKTQVFLNHEGDLFRTRLTHSLEVAQLGRSIARSLQINEDLVEAIALAHDLGHTPFGHAGQDALNGCMAGFGGFEHNLQSLRVVDQLEERYPVYDGLNLTFETREGILKHCSRAHARQLEDLEPNGVGVRFLRNERPSLEAQLCNLADEIAYNAHDIDDGVRSGLITLAQLQDVPLFDAYRLSAEAEHPALIEPSMHRRLLYEAIRRMLSAQVYDVIDATKAALLAHAPTHSDEVRRLPVLVRFSDDMRERSKVLKQFLFRHLYRHPRVMETTGHARDIVRELFEAYTTEPREMKPAFAAQALAGDGQGRARAVADFIAGMTDRFAVREHERLTGRRLLQEQ; encoded by the coding sequence GTGACCGAGGGGGGCGAATTGCTGCCTTGTGCATGTGATCCAGTTCGTACCCGAGGGCGGCGCTATCCAGAGGCGCCTCCTCCCACGCGCTCCGAATACCAGCGTGACCGCGACCGGATCGTGCATTCCACTGCGTTTCGTCGGCTGGTCTACAAGACCCAGGTATTTCTCAACCACGAGGGGGATCTGTTTCGTACGCGGTTGACCCATTCGTTAGAAGTGGCACAGCTGGGGCGTTCTATTGCGCGTTCGTTGCAGATCAACGAAGACTTGGTCGAGGCCATCGCTTTGGCCCATGACCTTGGGCATACCCCGTTTGGACATGCTGGACAGGATGCCTTGAATGGTTGCATGGCCGGCTTTGGCGGCTTTGAGCACAACCTCCAAAGCCTGAGGGTCGTGGACCAGTTGGAAGAGCGCTATCCGGTGTACGACGGACTGAACCTCACGTTTGAAACTCGCGAAGGAATTCTCAAGCACTGCTCACGCGCGCACGCCAGGCAGTTGGAAGACCTGGAGCCTAACGGAGTTGGCGTGCGGTTCCTGCGCAACGAGCGGCCGAGCCTGGAGGCGCAGTTGTGCAATTTGGCCGACGAGATTGCGTACAACGCGCACGACATTGACGACGGTGTGCGTTCGGGGTTAATCACCCTTGCCCAATTGCAGGATGTTCCCTTGTTCGACGCGTACCGTTTGTCAGCCGAGGCGGAGCATCCCGCCCTGATCGAACCATCGATGCACCGCCGGCTGCTGTACGAGGCGATCCGGCGGATGCTGAGCGCGCAGGTGTATGACGTGATCGACGCCACCAAAGCGGCATTGCTTGCGCATGCGCCTACTCACTCAGATGAGGTGCGGCGACTCCCGGTCCTGGTGCGATTCAGCGACGACATGCGCGAACGCTCCAAGGTTCTGAAGCAGTTCCTCTTTCGGCACCTGTACCGACACCCCCGCGTGATGGAAACCACCGGTCATGCAAGAGACATCGTGCGCGAGTTGTTTGAGGCTTACACCACCGAGCCTCGAGAAATGAAACCAGCGTTCGCCGCGCAGGCGTTGGCGGGTGACGGGCAGGGGCGGGCTCGGGCCGTGGCTGACTTTATTGCCGGAATGACGGATCGCTTTGCTGTGCGAGAGCATGAGCGCCTCACGGGGCGGCGACTGCTGCAGGAGCAGTGA